In Tachypleus tridentatus isolate NWPU-2018 chromosome 3, ASM421037v1, whole genome shotgun sequence, the sequence TAGAGAGCATAATTAcataactgaaaaaaacacaacaaaatacaaagttatttttctttctctggAAGATTCTAtacacactaaatatatataataattatatttgattaacaCCACGAACCTTTTACGTTAAGACCTAAATTTAACATAGACGttttatctaaataatattattttagagaaaagtattacgaattattatttcaaaaatagcGGTGAAAAATGTTTGACATAACACAAACACCTTATTCACAACGTCTGATCGTTTCAGAATACACTTATTTCCTTTTCAGCTAAATCTGAAAAGTGATTATTGATTCTTTTACAACTATTTTCTTGCATATATTCATTGAactcaacaaaaataatatactcGCCATCTAATATCATTAGTTGAAATGATAATAAACAACGATAAACAGATTTCAAGATAATAGATGGCAATGAACACTATTTGATTTCATTAAACTTCGTTTTTTTGTCAAGAGATAAGGAAGATTGTGATCTGATGTGAAAAATAGTTTTCTGTATAATAGATGACGCTACAAATTTAGCTAATTTTTCTTGCAATTCTTTGGAAACAGAATAACAGGCACTACGCCAATTCTTTGTAATGAAATTTTGCctctatttaaaataattgaataatattATTCTTACCGAATTTTAACTCCATCGAagcattttacttttctttccaaataaaattaacattttttaaaatatatttcttaaatatcaaTATTCATACTCAACTTTAAATACACCAAATTATTTTGCGTTTACTCCATACagacttaaatatttaaaacttttaagaaaCTATTTTTCAAAACTAACTCTGGCTTCTATTTTTATCACAACATCTTAACAAAGTTATACATATTTCTTACATTATATCAATACagaaattacttttattgtttgtttttttaatattgcgcaaagctacacgtggtctatctgcgctagccgtccctaatttagcagtgtaaagctagaaggaaagcagctagtcatcaccccccccccatatcttgggctaatcttttaccaaagaatagtgggattaaccgtgacattataatgcccccaaggctcaaagagcgagcatgtttggtgtgacggggattcgaaccagcaacccttagattacgactcgaacgccttaactcacctggccattagttttattgaaaattatttgtaagttGTTATATATGCTaatttagtttagaaaaaaaacatatatttcagtttGGGCCaaattcataaatgttttaatttccaaGAAATTTGTAAATTTAAGTGACAAAAACTGTcgattttctatttcattttaatttgcatattcgaacaatttatttatttaaggcATAAAGCTGGGCTAAGCTTTACACTTTGCTGGTATTTAGCCCCAATTTATAGCGATAAAAGTGTTCACATTTATCGGTTAGCCACATCGGACAAACTATTTGCTACCAATTATAGAATTTCGGTTCTTAATGCTTTTCCTGAattataactaaatttaacagGAATGAAACTGGTGTtcttttatagattgtttaggcagagcattcatgatgaaactttgtagaatggatggtaaactgcctgttgtggagacataagtgtagaggacgacgtttcgaaagtcttctgaagacgaaaggcgaaagactttcgaaatgtcgtcttctacacttgtgtcacCACAATAGGTAGTtgttgtccattctacaaagtttcaaaactggtgttttccttttatttggtaaagattacttgtatctaatcaaaaacaccttaagaGTGGGAAGAAAAGTAATTTGGCATGAGAATAAAACCAAAACTGGCAGCCACTCTAATAGCATTGattatacttttacaacaaacATTCATTGATTAGTTAGCCTGACCACGTTCTCTGCTCAGTTTCATTCATAATGATTGGTAAAACGCAACATTAGGCCTAGATACCTAACGAATTAATATTTGCTATAAATGGTCAGTTCTGAAGTGTACATGATACTTTGGCTGCCAATGTAACAGCTGCTCTTTTAATAACgcttaacaattttaaaaccaactaaaaataaaatgatgcagaagagaaaatttaaaagaattacagatatttaaacaaaaaccaaCACAACATGTAAGAGAAAACTTTCtaagtattttattgtaaatacaatCTAAGAATCGTTTTTTCTTCATCTCACATAACATTTTCATCAATGAAAACTTTATCAAACCATTCTAAACACCTACAGTTCAGAATGGTATAACTGTATTTCACTGGTCTTTCTAACAGTTTTAACATCACTGTTTATTGAAGTCACCTGAGtaacatagaaaatatttttgcacaaatatacataaatttgGTCTTTTCTTCAAATGTTTTCACAAGTTTTATTGCAATCAAACTCGAATAATAGAAGAAATTTATTACCACAGTATTATTCAACAAGTTTTTGAGTTAAATTCAGAAGTAAAACCCCATACTTTACATAGAATAGAAAGATACATTAGCTTTATGAATTCCAAATGATTCAGgtataatatactgttttgaTACGAAACCGTTTATATGTATGTTATTGATTACGGATACAGAGATGTCAACCATTACGacttgagcgtaatcattacgattttggtgtatacattacgactatacgctcatacagacaaatattacgacttgttgcaactcccaaattattatatattatataggcctatacaataaagtgataaattgttccccagaacttgaaaagaaaatttctagtgaaatacaaataaattttgataataaataaaagacatagtccaaatggctacttgcagtaatcatgtttgtgcttgaaataataaaaaatatttgtatctccgacgtctaccaatagtttgagtgcgatgcttctccatactgggtacagggtgtgtgtgtggaatccatagttacgttaTCAGTGCTTGTCaaccaatcagcgctcgcgtagatgggtatttctcgttttctaagcggcatagaaacaccaaagcgatcgttcacaagttggaaaaaaagaggcctcgttcaccagattgtcttgtttctggcaaatctaaaaggactaaaactgtgaaagggctctgtctacaattattacgctcagtcatttgaaatagttgacattgttacatatatatcatgtttatatttctaatattgttaatGCAATTTTCATgggtttttgtttacatttatggctataataataatgtaaatgcATCATTCCTTATTATACTCTATTACAAAATACGAATAGACAtcaaaaactttaaaagtttGACATTTCGTTGCCTACGAAATATACGTACGATTCACATCATATGATCCATTAGTTGTATTaagatgttaaatatattttataccaccAAGTTTAAGAGTATTCATACAATAAAGATCTTTGATGTAATGTTAAACCATTCTAAAGCCAACTCAGAGTCAAATGATATTGAACTGAGAAGTTAAAAAATTACACATATAAAAACCCCCACAAAAAACACGATTCCACAACAACATCTAAAAGGTATACGAAAGTATAGATAGAGATTGAGTTAGTGTAGgaatcaaatactttaaatattccaACTCTATTTGAGGCTATctcttaatgtttttaaagttttgtcaAAATTTACCGATGACAGTTGACATTCTCTGTGATCAAAAACATGTGCTGCAATACACCGAAACAAGTATTACTCTGTGAACAGTGGTAAACTAGATAACAGGCTGAACtacatgttttaaacagtttctgtatatatgtttattttgttgtcaacatattatttgaaatataaatagatatgagctgttactttttttttttttaactttattgcCAAGAAGTCACAGACGGGTCTGTAAAAGAATCCTTAGCCCAACACGCACCTATATATATACCTCCATAATATTCCTCAAAACAAATGCTTCTGACAATCATATATGCATATTTCAAAATATCGTATATAAATACGGGATTAGTTACGAGTCAAAAACTTTTAAACACACTAGTCACGTAATGCCCACTCCAACGctatagccaagtggttagggaaCCTGACTCCTTATCCAAGAGtaacgggttcaaatccctgttctaccaaacacgctcgcccttgcAGTCATGGGcgttttataatgttacaatcaatcccactgttcgttggtaaaaagagcagctccagtgttggcggtgggtgatagtgactagttgctttctctctaacATTTCAGTGCTAAATGATAGATGGATCGTgcaaatagctttgtgcgaaattcaaagctaACCAATACTATATGATGCTCACACTTAGCGTTTTCATATTTACTGTCCAGGTTTACTGGTGATACGCGTAATTCGCTGAAATCACTAGTATTTGCTAAGTAGCGAGTTAAAAATTGATTGGATTAAGAGGTAATGTTGTAAACAAGTTATGTGGCACAAGTAGTACCAATAATATACAATCGTGAAATTCTTTATACCACTACTACACGAGTAAAACatgtattaaaacaacaaataaattactgtGAATAACCACACCACTAAACTTACCTTTAACTATTTATCCTCTTCTATAACACAAAAGATTTATTAGCTACGGGAAGTTTACCAGCCTTATTTTGTTCAGATATCTGAAAGCATTATCTATACGAAGATAATAATAACGGCATGTATTATTAAAGTCACTTACAATAAAGATGGGATAATTCTATACCCTTAAGCAGTCTAttctgtcactttataacacactCAAGCCTATTTGTTTTCCTTTCGCAGTTAAGTTGTTCAAGGTCACctaaaactgttaacaaaataacttCAGGAGAAGAGTACTTCGTTCTTTTTCTCAACAAGTGCTTCATTCTTTTCCTCAATAACATTACAGTGCTTTGTTCTTTTTCTTAATAACATTACAGTGCTTTGTTCTTTTTCTCAAGAACGTTACAAGAGTGCTTCGTTCTTTTTCTCAACAAGTGCTTCATTCTTTTCCTCAATAACATTACATTGCTTTCTTCTTTTTCTCAAGAACATTAAAAAAGTGCTTTGTTCTTTTTCTCAATAACATTACAAAAGTGCTTTGTTCTTTTTCTCTGACTTATATTTATTGAGAATATTTGTCATAGTTTCATTACTAAGCAATGTAATTCACTTTTGTACAACACATTAActcataaatgtattttatttcttagtcATCATTAGAGAAATATAgtcacagttttaaaaaaatatttttcagggaagaaaaaagaaataataacatttgcTTTAACGAtcagtatttcttttaattagtattatttattctACAATCATTTAAGGaagtaatgaaaatgaagtattattttgatatatcacCCATCAACTTGTAAATTTATAATATCAAATGTAGGAATTTAATGAAAGTTCTCTTTCAAATGAGGCTTATTTATTTACAGAGATATAATTACACTAACAAAAGTACATCATTCAAAAATATCTTAAGATATTACTTCtagtaaaacagaaaaatgttggagaaagaaaaaacaaaacaaaaccagagCTTTGAgcaattattattgttaacaggGAGTTAATAACTTTCTCTTTTATCATAAAtccttataaaaatgtattaaattattaaaactcttattatatatgtaaattacaattgctaaatatatgtttttcatttcacaCTATAGTATGTTTTACTTtctataaaaaagaacaaaaacagtgcAAAGCAGATCATTACATgtctgtataaaattattttggttgttttcaaatttcacgtaaagctattCAAGCAATTTgcaatagccatccctaattctaCTTACTTCAACTCCCTTCCACTCATACCAATGGGTTattgtacagcagtaagtttgtcttgtttgttttttaatttcatgcaaaactacacgagagttatctgcactagatgtccctaatttagcagtgtaagactaactacagggaaggcagctagtcatcaccacccactaccaactcttgggctactcttttagagacaaatagtgggattaactgtcacattataatgtccccatggctgaaagggagagcatgtttggtgtaaccgggattcaaacccgtgaccctcaggtgaatgtcttaacccacctggccatgccgggccgcaaaaAAAGCcagatcatttttatttatcaaaatactaaatattctGTATGCAGCCACAAAAGAGGAGGTTAGTACTGTCTGAATTAGTTTAAACCATAGATTAATAAAAGTGGTTGTATTTCTATCTTACACTACCAACAGTGCTGACAGTTATCAAATTGACTACTTTTGGGAAAAGAATGCTTCATCCTGTGTCTCTTATTGGTTTCTATTTATTAAGAGTATTTACATTTCTTACATTAAATCAGATCCCTGTTTTAATTCACTTTGTAgtcataattatgaaaacatgCTCAAagatttgtgaaacattttacttGTAAGTAAATATGAAAGTATCTTCTCTCTTAAATGGTtcagttttaaagtaatatttacgaattataatatatacacacattgtaGTTTCCAATTGTGTCAAATATCAACACATATCATATTCAGCTTCTCACACATTTTCCAGATGTATCAGTTTTAGTACAAATTTGGATTATGGCTATAAAACAGGACATGTAGGAGGAAACATTTTAtgctaattttgtttaaaatagaactatatatataaaatatgacaCAATTAAATATTACACTCTTTCTAGTAACCATATCCACACCACATATGATTTTTGCCATTCTCTAAAACTATACGCTAACATTGTATACAATTATTAGGTCAAACATGCATACAATatatgataaaacaaagtttGGTACACACAAAAAAGagatttttacaatttttttaggAGTTCTGTATACAAAAGAAAGCATTACCAATCAAATTTCACCTTTgctgaaagtaacaaacacagTTCACCACGTttttctaaaactattaaactttgaCACTTGAATGTAAGGGTTTAACCACAGCTTTCCGAGACAGTCCTATCTTTAATCCTGTAGCTGGAAGTTTTACCAATTTTCCTGAAGGTCTAAGTCCTGGACTAGGAATATTTCTTGTAGAAGGGTTTATAAGCACTGATGAATATTTGGAAGATGTGCTTTTTGAAATGGATACATTCTGGTCTGTATCTGTTTCAAGACCTTTAATATagacaaattaaacaaacaataaatgaaaaaaaaaacctatcaTGCATCACAATGTGAACTATGTAACACCTTAAAGTACTATAAAGGAATTCTGTAAACATTAATGCACTAGTAACTAATGCTTTCACATTTCAATTAAAACATCATTTTCTACTGACAGGCTTAAAGATTGTGATGAAACACAATGCATCAACTGAATATATAGGTAAAAACTAGTCATTAAAATGACAAGATTATATATAATGTGAATAGTGCACTATGAAAGGTAAAGACAATGTGGTGGAATGTAAATAGCACACAATGAAAGGTAAAGAGAAAATGGTGGAATGTGAATAGCACACAATGAAAGGTAAAGAGAAGATGGTGGAATGTGAATAGCACACAATGAAAGGTAAAGACAAGATGGTGGAATGTGAATAGCACACAATGAAAGGTAAAGACAAGATGGTGGAATGTGAAAACCACACTATGAAAGGTAAAGAAAAGATGGTGGAATGTGAAAACCACACTATGAAAGGTAAAGACAAGATGGTGGaatgtgaatatttaatttatttcttattaatcaatatattaataaaattaacatgaaaaaatcAAAAAAGGGATTATTAGAACTCAACACAGATATTTCAAAACAaaggtagttttaaaataatccaactgatatttaaaattaaatatatgtacaagatTTATTGTAAAACTGGCCACTGTTTGCGTTTCTTCCTGCAGTCATGTTTTAACATGAAATCTGCTTAATggaacatgataaataatataccAAAGTATAAAGTTACATAACTGTTTTACATAGAACATAGACAAACTTCCTTGTAATCCCTCTAACTGTGTTTGATGTAAGTAACAGAAGCAGAGACTTTCTTGTAATCCCTCTATGTCTGATGTAAGTAACAGAAGAGTAGACTTTCTTGTAATTCCTCTAACtatgtttaatgtaaaaaatagaactgtagaCTTCCTTCTAATTCCTGTAGCTATATTTGATGTAAGAAACAGAAGTGTAGTCTTGCTTATAATCCCTCTAACTGTGTTTGATGTACAAAACACTAGTGTAAACTTCCTTATAATCCATTTAACTATGTTTGATGTAAGAAACAGAAGTGGAAACTTCCTTGtattttctttacctttttttGACATAAGATCATTTTTCTCAGTTTTCTTTCCTCTGAAACATTTAGGAGATGGTCCCTCAACTTCACCATCCAGATCTTTAGCACTTCTTTTGTCCTTCTCTTCATCAAGATAGTCCTTGTCAGTATGATTTTCATTAACAGTTTctggaaataaatgtaaatagccaaacaaaattaaactattgTTTCCCAGTTAAAGATACAAGTTTTCTTAAAAATTGATGTTAGTAACTAAAAAGTCAATTTTTACTTGTATCTACCAGCTAAGCTTATCCATAAAACTTAACAACTTTATcttgtaaaattacattaaataaaagtagTAGGAGTAACAATAAAATGCTTAGAAGGTGTTTTCGCAGATGTCTACAATTTACTGATTAAGTTTCACCAGTTAAAGGAATGTGATGATATTTATCAGCATGTATAAGATCAGTTTGAGTTACATATTACTTAAAATGTGATATTATGAACTCACCTTTCTTATTATCAGAAACCACACTTTTATTTTCCCTGTTAGAAATCTGTATGGCTGTTTCAAGGTGTCGCTGGAAAACTTTGTCCGAGATTGACAACCTAAATATCaatgattttacaaatattttccaaaatagTTACACCAAACCATAAACAAACCAAGAAAATCTAACATCAGTTTGCTCTGCATTACACTTTGATAACATAGAAGGTTCATCTTGtataataagttattacaaagagcactatttcaaaaatgttttcattctttgACCAC encodes:
- the LOC143247326 gene encoding uncharacterized protein LOC143247326, which translates into the protein MAEQRRSIRARKSVNYEKFSGGGSDEDDFTYSSTPPTKKSKTEKNGRLNNLKKEKQKENDSSQSIPVESKVMQNMGKEHPHQRLSISDKVFQRHLETAIQISNRENKSVVSDNKKETVNENHTDKDYLDEEKDKRSAKDLDGEVEGPSPKCFRGKKTEKNDLMSKKGLETDTDQNVSISKSTSSKYSSVLINPSTRNIPSPGLRPSGKLVKLPATGLKIGLSRKAVVKPLHSSVKV